In a single window of the Rickettsiales bacterium genome:
- a CDS encoding response regulator: IYGLTILEEIKKDPKLAKIPVILQSGTSDQIEIQKAYNMGIVSFISKPYKKDVVLKAIEQAIQNRQSESIN, translated from the coding sequence TATCTATGGCTTAACTATTTTAGAAGAAATAAAGAAAGATCCAAAACTAGCTAAAATCCCTGTTATTCTTCAAAGTGGAACCTCCGACCAAATAGAAATTCAAAAAGCCTATAATATGGGAATAGTAAGCTTTATAAGCAAACCATATAAAAAAGACGTAGTTTTAAAAGCCATCGAACAAGCCATTCAAAATAGACAATCTGAAAGTATCAATTAA